One uncultured Pseudodesulfovibrio sp. genomic window carries:
- a CDS encoding PotD/PotF family extracellular solute-binding protein, whose translation MVKETKKDGKMSRRSFLGKAAVATAAVAAAPVITGFPTVWAQNIKNIKLRQFGTGTASVNAIAEKVKADLGFTIEMTALDSDAVVQRAVTQPKSYDIADIEYWVCKKVYPSGVIQPMDTSKIKLYDKISPLFKTGQLTPGAAIAQGTAPHTVGFVEKNEDTTFAKSETQWMTLIPTIYNADTLGIRPDLVGRPINNWRDIMDPAFKGKTSILNIPSIGIMDAAMICESMGVIKYGDKGNMTRDEIDKTIEVLKKAKADGQFRAFWKSFDESVNLMSSGEVVIQSMWSPAVAAVRAKGIACKYQPLEEGYRAWGGGLGIARHLSGLELEAAYEYFNWYISGWAGAYLNRQGYYSAAPETSKQYMSENEWNYWMEGKAATADIVSPEGVTMEKKGAVRDGGSYDERMGHVACWNSVMDENKYMIRKWNEFIAS comes from the coding sequence ATGGTTAAGGAAACGAAAAAAGACGGCAAGATGAGCCGCAGGAGCTTCCTGGGCAAGGCGGCGGTCGCCACCGCCGCCGTGGCCGCGGCACCGGTCATCACCGGTTTCCCCACGGTCTGGGCACAGAACATCAAGAACATCAAGCTGCGCCAGTTCGGCACGGGTACGGCGAGCGTCAACGCCATCGCCGAGAAGGTCAAGGCGGACCTCGGCTTCACCATCGAGATGACCGCCCTTGATTCCGATGCGGTTGTCCAGCGCGCGGTGACCCAGCCCAAGTCCTACGACATCGCGGACATCGAATACTGGGTCTGCAAGAAGGTCTACCCCAGCGGCGTGATCCAGCCCATGGATACCTCCAAGATCAAGCTCTACGACAAGATTTCTCCGCTCTTCAAGACCGGTCAGCTGACCCCCGGCGCGGCTATCGCCCAGGGTACGGCCCCCCACACCGTGGGCTTCGTGGAAAAGAACGAGGACACCACCTTCGCCAAGAGCGAGACCCAGTGGATGACCCTGATCCCGACCATCTACAACGCCGACACCCTGGGTATCCGTCCGGACCTGGTGGGCCGCCCCATCAACAACTGGCGCGACATCATGGACCCGGCCTTCAAGGGCAAGACCTCCATCCTGAACATCCCGTCCATCGGCATCATGGACGCGGCCATGATCTGCGAGTCCATGGGCGTCATCAAATACGGCGACAAGGGCAACATGACCCGCGACGAAATCGACAAGACCATCGAGGTCCTCAAGAAGGCCAAGGCCGACGGCCAGTTCCGCGCCTTCTGGAAGTCCTTTGACGAGTCCGTCAACCTGATGTCCTCCGGCGAGGTCGTCATCCAGTCCATGTGGTCCCCGGCCGTGGCCGCCGTCCGCGCCAAGGGCATCGCCTGCAAATACCAGCCGCTCGAAGAGGGCTACCGCGCCTGGGGCGGCGGTCTGGGTATCGCCCGCCACCTGTCCGGCCTGGAACTCGAAGCCGCCTACGAATACTTCAACTGGTACATCTCCGGCTGGGCCGGCGCCTACCTCAACCGCCAGGGCTACTACAGCGCGGCTCCGGAAACCTCCAAGCAGTACATGTCCGAAAACGAATGGAACTACTGGATGGAAGGCAAGGCAGCCACCGCCGACATCGTCAGCCCCGAGGGCGTGACCATGGAGAAGAAGGGCGCTGTCCGCGACGGCGGCTCCTACGACGAACGCATGGGCCACGTGGCCTGCTGGAACTCGGTCATGGACGAGAACAAGTACATGATCCGCAAGTGGAACGAGTTCATCGCCTCCTAA
- a CDS encoding ABC transporter ATP-binding protein, whose translation MANIGKVELSAVGKYYGEVEALKNIELTVRAGEYCCLLGPSGCGKSTAVRMISGHEDVTSGDILLDNRNITNDPPAKRKTALMFQNYALFPHLTCVDNVAFSLKLKGEPKKSRRAQAMEYLELVHMDGFAKAKPDQLSGGQQQRVALARALITKPSVILLDEPLSALDPFLRVQMRKELKNIQEELRMTFIHVTHSQEEAFALADKVVVMADGGIQQVGTPRDVFQSPVSPFVAGFIGGHNIFEGLFEAQSEGHRLTVEGSSAVRCCDLPNLRESGTYGFSVRSDRVRLAGEGREDTDVTVPATITMTEYQGTHVVLHCETESGRTVQVCEPDDRYFADTPAPGDRVTLGWDCADMNVFPSQGGKGENQ comes from the coding sequence ATGGCTAACATCGGAAAAGTGGAACTGTCCGCAGTGGGCAAATATTACGGCGAGGTCGAAGCGCTCAAGAACATCGAACTGACCGTCAGGGCGGGCGAGTACTGCTGCCTGCTCGGTCCCAGCGGCTGCGGCAAATCCACGGCCGTGCGCATGATCTCCGGCCACGAGGACGTGACCAGCGGCGACATCCTCCTGGACAACCGCAACATCACCAACGACCCTCCGGCCAAGCGCAAGACCGCGCTCATGTTCCAGAACTACGCCCTGTTCCCGCACCTGACCTGCGTGGACAACGTGGCCTTCAGCCTGAAGCTCAAGGGCGAGCCCAAGAAGAGCCGCCGGGCCCAGGCCATGGAGTATCTCGAACTGGTCCACATGGACGGCTTTGCCAAGGCCAAGCCGGACCAGCTCTCCGGCGGCCAGCAACAGCGCGTGGCTCTGGCCCGGGCGCTGATCACCAAGCCTTCGGTCATCCTTCTGGACGAGCCCCTGTCCGCCCTGGACCCGTTTCTGCGCGTACAGATGCGCAAGGAACTCAAGAACATCCAGGAAGAATTGCGCATGACCTTCATCCACGTCACCCACTCCCAGGAAGAAGCCTTCGCCCTGGCCGACAAGGTCGTGGTCATGGCCGACGGCGGCATCCAGCAGGTGGGCACTCCGCGCGACGTCTTCCAGTCCCCAGTCTCACCCTTCGTCGCCGGATTCATCGGCGGCCACAACATCTTCGAGGGCCTGTTCGAGGCCCAGTCCGAAGGACACCGGCTGACCGTGGAGGGCTCCAGCGCGGTCAGATGCTGCGACCTGCCCAACCTCAGGGAATCCGGGACCTACGGCTTCTCCGTTCGCTCCGACCGGGTCCGCCTGGCAGGCGAAGGCCGGGAGGACACGGATGTGACCGTGCCCGCGACCATCACCATGACGGAATACCAGGGCACCCACGTGGTCCTGCACTGCGAAACCGAATCGGGCCGGACCGTCCAGGTCTGCGAGCCCGACGACCGATATTTTGCCGACACGCCCGCACCCGGGGATCGGGTTACCCTGGGCTGGGACTGTGCCGACATGAACGTATTTCCCTCTCAAGGCGGGAAAGGCGAAAACCAGTAA
- a CDS encoding amino acid ABC transporter ATP-binding protein translates to MALVAAEGIHKSFGDNEVLKGVDLKVGEGEVVAIIGRSGSGKSTLLRIINGLESFDDGILIIDGDRRTGMERDLRDLRLKVGMVFQQFNLFPHLTAGENVMLAPRQVKKVAKAEATELAREMLTRVGLGDKFDAYPDQLSGGQQQRVAIARSLAMQPKVLLCDEITSALDPELVGEVLEVVRGLAETGMTLIMVTHEMRFAREVGDKLIFMHQGKVHEQGDPRALFAEPATPELASFIRAID, encoded by the coding sequence ATGGCACTTGTAGCCGCTGAGGGCATTCATAAGAGTTTCGGGGACAACGAAGTGCTCAAGGGCGTCGACCTCAAGGTCGGCGAGGGCGAAGTCGTGGCCATCATCGGCCGCAGCGGTTCCGGCAAGTCCACCCTGCTGCGCATCATCAACGGCCTGGAGTCCTTTGACGACGGCATCCTGATCATCGACGGCGACCGCCGCACGGGCATGGAGCGCGACCTGCGCGATCTGCGCCTCAAGGTGGGCATGGTCTTCCAGCAGTTCAACCTGTTCCCCCACCTGACGGCCGGGGAAAACGTCATGCTCGCCCCCCGGCAGGTCAAGAAGGTCGCCAAGGCCGAGGCCACCGAACTGGCCCGCGAGATGCTCACCCGGGTCGGTCTGGGCGACAAGTTCGACGCCTACCCGGACCAGCTGTCCGGCGGCCAGCAACAGCGCGTGGCCATCGCCCGGTCCCTGGCCATGCAACCCAAGGTGCTGCTCTGCGACGAGATCACCTCGGCGCTGGACCCCGAACTGGTGGGCGAGGTGCTGGAAGTGGTCCGGGGACTGGCCGAAACGGGCATGACCCTGATCATGGTCACCCACGAAATGCGCTTCGCCCGCGAGGTCGGCGACAAGCTCATCTTCATGCACCAGGGCAAGGTCCACGAACAGGGCGACCCCAGGGCGCTCTTCGCCGAACCGGCCACCCCTGAGCTGGCTTCGTTCATTCGGGCCATAGACTGA
- a CDS encoding amino acid ABC transporter permease, whose translation MIEFTLWDIVRHLLMGAAWTVGLSLIAFISGGLVGLMILVARISPRPLNRRLAKGYIEFFQDTPLLMQLFLIFFGIGLLGFDISPFITAAMGLTLFTSAYLAEIWRGCVESIAKGQWEAGESLALTRWQQMRFVILPQAVRIAVPPTVGFSVQVVKGTAVTSIIGFMEITKTGSMISNATFRPLLVYGLVAAGYFIICFPLSALARRVERRLHGTCSR comes from the coding sequence ATGATCGAATTCACTCTCTGGGATATCGTCCGCCATCTGCTCATGGGCGCGGCATGGACCGTCGGCCTGTCGCTCATCGCGTTCATCTCGGGCGGCCTGGTCGGCCTGATGATCCTGGTCGCGCGCATCTCCCCCCGCCCGCTCAACCGCAGGCTGGCCAAGGGGTACATCGAGTTCTTCCAGGACACCCCGCTGCTCATGCAGCTCTTCCTCATCTTTTTCGGCATCGGCCTGCTCGGTTTCGACATCTCGCCGTTCATTACAGCGGCCATGGGACTGACCCTGTTCACCAGCGCCTACCTGGCCGAAATCTGGCGCGGCTGCGTCGAATCCATCGCCAAGGGCCAGTGGGAGGCCGGGGAAAGCCTGGCCCTGACCCGCTGGCAGCAGATGCGCTTCGTCATTCTGCCCCAGGCCGTGCGCATCGCCGTGCCGCCGACCGTTGGATTCTCGGTCCAGGTGGTCAAGGGCACGGCCGTCACATCGATCATCGGTTTCATGGAAATCACCAAGACCGGTTCCATGATCTCCAACGCGACCTTCCGTCCGCTGCTCGTCTATGGGCTGGTGGCCGCCGGGTATTTCATCATCTGCTTCCCGCTGTCGGCCCTGGCCCGGCGGGTGGAAAGGAGGCTCCATGGCACTTGTAGCCGCTGA
- a CDS encoding amino acid ABC transporter permease, whose translation MSYQFSIEPILDNWPLFINGALTTLLLTVLGSVVGIAAGILGAVSRAWKLRFLCPVYTVYVECVRNTPFLVQLYFIFFGLPAMGVKLNGWEASFLAMALNLGAYSTEIIRAGVMSIPRGQIEAAESLALSRFQTFRFVMLRPALKNVWPALCSQIIIVMLGSSVCSQVAAQELTYVANLIQSRTFRAFEIYAFSTLMYLLLAIMVRRVLHILGHRFIDGGRA comes from the coding sequence ATGTCGTACCAATTTTCCATAGAGCCCATCCTGGACAACTGGCCGTTGTTCATCAACGGGGCCCTGACCACCCTCCTGCTGACCGTGCTCGGTTCCGTCGTGGGCATCGCGGCCGGTATCCTCGGGGCCGTGTCCCGGGCCTGGAAGCTGCGCTTCCTCTGCCCAGTCTACACGGTCTACGTGGAGTGCGTGCGCAATACGCCCTTCCTGGTCCAGCTCTATTTCATCTTCTTCGGGCTGCCCGCCATGGGCGTGAAACTGAACGGCTGGGAGGCCTCCTTCCTGGCCATGGCCCTGAACCTTGGAGCCTACTCCACGGAGATCATCCGGGCGGGCGTCATGTCCATTCCGCGCGGCCAGATCGAGGCGGCCGAGTCCCTGGCCCTGAGCCGTTTTCAGACCTTCCGTTTCGTCATGCTGCGGCCCGCCCTGAAAAACGTCTGGCCCGCCCTGTGCAGTCAGATCATCATCGTCATGCTCGGCTCGTCCGTCTGCTCCCAGGTTGCCGCCCAGGAACTGACCTACGTGGCCAACCTGATCCAGTCCCGGACCTTCCGCGCGTTTGAGATCTACGCATTCAGCACGCTCATGTACCTGCTGCTGGCGATCATGGTCCGCCGGGTCCTCCATATCCTCGGACACCGGTTCATCGACGGGGGGCGGGCATGA
- a CDS encoding transporter substrate-binding domain-containing protein yields MNTAIRNCCSLALGLALAVVLLVGPAFAADSALTHIKDAGVLKVAVPQDFPPFGSVGPDMQPIGYDIDMARLIASKLGVKTELVPVTSTNRIPYLTTGKVDLVISSLGKNPKRAAVIDFSEAYAPFFNGVFGTADEKIAGAADLADKTVAVTRGSIEDLELTKVAPKSTTIKRFEDNSSTISAYQSGQVDLVATGNVVAASINDKNPAKPLLTKFMIKNSPCYVGLNKEEPELMAEINSIIEGAKKDGSLGAISEKWLHNPLPANL; encoded by the coding sequence ATGAACACCGCAATCCGCAACTGCTGCTCGCTGGCCCTCGGGCTGGCATTGGCCGTGGTCCTGCTGGTCGGTCCGGCCTTTGCCGCCGACAGCGCCCTTACCCACATAAAGGACGCCGGCGTGCTCAAGGTCGCCGTTCCCCAGGACTTCCCGCCGTTCGGTTCCGTTGGACCCGACATGCAGCCCATCGGCTATGACATCGACATGGCCCGCCTGATCGCCTCCAAGCTCGGCGTCAAGACCGAACTGGTTCCGGTGACCAGCACCAACCGCATCCCCTACCTGACCACCGGCAAGGTGGATCTGGTCATCTCCTCGCTGGGCAAGAACCCCAAGCGTGCGGCGGTGATCGATTTCTCCGAGGCCTACGCGCCCTTCTTCAACGGCGTGTTCGGCACGGCCGACGAAAAGATCGCCGGTGCGGCCGATCTGGCGGACAAGACCGTGGCCGTGACCCGCGGCTCCATCGAGGACCTGGAGCTGACCAAGGTCGCCCCCAAGTCCACGACCATCAAGCGCTTCGAGGACAACAGCTCGACCATCTCCGCGTACCAGTCCGGCCAGGTTGATCTGGTCGCCACCGGCAACGTGGTGGCCGCCTCCATCAACGACAAGAATCCGGCCAAGCCGCTGCTGACCAAGTTCATGATCAAGAACTCGCCCTGCTACGTGGGCCTGAACAAGGAAGAGCCTGAGCTCATGGCCGAGATCAACTCCATCATCGAAGGCGCGAAGAAGGACGGCTCTCTCGGTGCCATCTCCGAGAAGTGGCTGCACAACCCCCTGCCCGCCAACCTGTAG
- a CDS encoding FadR/GntR family transcriptional regulator: protein MSRSDEAVESIQTMIARNGWSGGFQLPSQRTLAEELGFSRPTVREALVALETMGRVEIKPGKGAFLVDGSPLGTPRPVANHSALSGRESQMYQFRYAIEPAIAGLVAVNATAAQKHDMGVVVAAMRQALESKDLAEFSRLDFAFHSHMIEAANNRFFTEAITPFLGIFFESQTLPLVLDDSVHDTVREHEEIMDHIREGRSPEAHQAMAKHVRGVAERAGVKLVE from the coding sequence ATGTCACGGTCAGACGAGGCGGTAGAGAGCATTCAGACGATGATCGCCAGGAACGGTTGGTCCGGTGGTTTTCAGCTGCCCTCCCAGCGGACCCTGGCAGAGGAACTGGGCTTCAGCAGGCCGACCGTGCGTGAGGCGCTGGTGGCCCTCGAAACCATGGGCCGGGTGGAGATCAAACCCGGCAAGGGAGCGTTTCTGGTGGACGGTTCCCCTCTGGGCACCCCCCGCCCCGTTGCCAACCATTCGGCCCTGTCCGGCCGCGAGTCCCAGATGTATCAGTTCCGCTACGCCATTGAACCGGCCATCGCCGGGCTGGTGGCGGTCAACGCCACGGCAGCCCAGAAACATGACATGGGCGTGGTCGTCGCGGCCATGCGCCAGGCCCTGGAGTCCAAGGACCTGGCCGAGTTCTCCCGTCTCGACTTCGCCTTCCATTCCCATATGATAGAAGCGGCCAACAACCGATTTTTCACCGAAGCCATCACCCCGTTCCTCGGCATATTCTTTGAAAGCCAGACCCTGCCGCTGGTACTGGACGACAGCGTGCACGACACCGTGCGCGAGCACGAGGAGATCATGGACCACATCCGCGAAGGGCGTTCGCCCGAGGCGCACCAGGCCATGGCGAAGCATGTTCGTGGCGTGGCCGAACGGGCCGGGGTCAAGCTGGTCGAGTAG
- a CDS encoding CGGC domain-containing protein encodes MSNPTKIGIVICDRYRRCAGGKCLRALNNREGAFSRYEGKDVQLVGYTTCAGCPGGNVEYLGDEMVKNGVDVIHLATGLLVGYPPCPNIGTFKKFLEGRYGIEVVVGTHPIPQNYLNTHTELGSWKGDDWQAVLAPAMADEAMRKAYD; translated from the coding sequence ATGAGCAATCCAACCAAGATCGGCATCGTCATCTGCGACCGTTACCGGCGTTGCGCCGGGGGCAAATGTCTGCGCGCGCTGAATAATCGCGAAGGCGCGTTCTCCCGGTACGAAGGAAAGGATGTGCAGCTGGTCGGCTACACCACCTGCGCGGGCTGTCCCGGCGGCAATGTGGAGTATCTGGGCGACGAGATGGTCAAGAACGGCGTGGATGTCATTCATCTGGCCACCGGCCTGCTGGTGGGCTATCCCCCGTGTCCGAACATCGGGACCTTCAAGAAATTTCTGGAAGGCCGTTACGGGATCGAGGTGGTCGTCGGCACCCACCCCATTCCGCAGAACTACCTGAACACCCATACCGAGCTGGGCTCCTGGAAGGGTGATGACTGGCAGGCGGTCCTGGCTCCGGCCATGGCGGATGAGGCCATGCGCAAGGCGTACGACTAG
- a CDS encoding carbonic anhydrase has protein sequence MKDIQKFIAGFRNFRKEYFSREDAPFEILLKGQNPTTMVIACSDSRTDPSFIMQCEPGDIFVVRNVANIVPPYESDEGFHGVSSAIEYAVKVLKVEHLIVLGHSLCGGIDALMHDDKVRDTEFLHKWLSVMAPVRTEVVEHFGEVNKKSCTACEMAGILRSVRNLMTFPWIRERVDEGKLSLHGWYFEMESGQLLSYMRETETFEPLSMCCPVLKLEQQEDQE, from the coding sequence ATGAAAGACATACAGAAGTTCATTGCCGGTTTCCGGAATTTCCGAAAAGAGTATTTCAGCCGCGAGGACGCCCCGTTCGAGATACTGCTCAAGGGGCAGAATCCGACCACCATGGTTATCGCGTGCAGCGATTCGCGGACCGATCCATCATTCATCATGCAGTGCGAGCCGGGCGACATCTTCGTGGTCCGCAACGTGGCCAACATCGTCCCTCCTTATGAAAGTGACGAAGGTTTCCACGGCGTGTCCTCGGCCATCGAATACGCGGTCAAGGTCCTGAAGGTGGAGCACCTCATCGTGCTCGGCCATTCCCTGTGCGGCGGCATCGACGCGTTGATGCACGACGACAAGGTCCGGGACACCGAGTTCCTGCACAAGTGGCTGTCGGTCATGGCCCCCGTGCGCACGGAGGTCGTGGAGCACTTCGGCGAGGTCAACAAGAAATCCTGCACCGCCTGCGAGATGGCGGGCATTCTGCGTTCGGTGCGCAACCTGATGACCTTCCCCTGGATCAGGGAGCGGGTGGACGAGGGCAAGCTCAGCCTGCACGGCTGGTATTTTGAGATGGAGTCGGGCCAGCTGCTCAGCTACATGCGCGAGACCGAGACCTTCGAGCCACTGAGCATGTGCTGTCCGGTGCTCAAGCTGGAGCAGCAGGAAGACCAGGAATAG
- a CDS encoding DUF2087 domain-containing protein: MSKVPMPFYAGDVSALARTLRRKLQDAESLPGHVEMLNMLVKATGFRNFQHFKAEFDARQVIEPPEARADEVNLKRVKKVVRLFDGQGYLTRWPKKYSERLLCLWVMWSRIAPRTDYNECEISELLEQQHLFEDHALLRRELADHHMVERTSDGSRYRRMETPPPAEAVEVFRQLR; the protein is encoded by the coding sequence ATGTCCAAAGTTCCCATGCCCTTTTACGCGGGGGATGTCTCCGCATTGGCGCGCACCCTGCGGCGCAAGCTTCAGGATGCCGAATCCCTGCCCGGCCACGTCGAGATGCTCAACATGCTCGTCAAGGCCACCGGCTTTCGCAATTTCCAGCACTTCAAGGCCGAGTTCGACGCCCGGCAGGTCATTGAGCCGCCCGAGGCGCGGGCCGACGAGGTCAACCTCAAACGGGTCAAGAAAGTGGTTCGCCTGTTCGACGGGCAGGGCTACCTGACGCGCTGGCCCAAGAAGTATTCCGAGCGGCTGCTCTGTTTGTGGGTAATGTGGTCCCGCATTGCGCCGCGCACGGACTACAACGAGTGCGAAATCAGCGAACTGCTGGAACAGCAACACCTGTTCGAGGACCACGCCCTGCTGCGCCGCGAGCTGGCCGACCACCACATGGTCGAGCGGACCAGCGACGGCAGCCGCTACCGGCGCATGGAAACCCCGCCGCCCGCCGAGGCCGTGGAGGTTTTCCGGCAGTTGCGCTGA